From a region of the Arachis ipaensis cultivar K30076 chromosome B09, Araip1.1, whole genome shotgun sequence genome:
- the LOC110266729 gene encoding vegetative cell wall protein gp1-like, which yields MAVIPLSQSAPNDSDAPPSQDAPSVQDHNITTQQSTPDLSTQVSSGVIPGPSNPVAATPAAPQVRPAPVTRRTPFRPPLQVPSTAAQKTQAAPAKMRPKQKIFRPPAPLCPIP from the exons ATGGCAGTCATCCCACTGTCACAATCAGCTCCAAATGATAGT GATGCTCCACCTAGTCAGGATGCTCCATCTGTTCAGGATCATAACATAACTACTCAGCAATCCACACCTGAT CTCTCAACACAGGTTTCAAGTGGTGTCATCCCAGGTCCTTCCAACCCTGTGGCAGCAACACCAGCAGCACCCCAAGTCAGGCCCGCACCAGTGACCAGAAGAACACCGTTTCGGCCTCCACTCCAGGTTCCATCTACAGCGGCCCAAAAAACTCAAGCAGCTCCAGCAAAGATGAGGCCCAAGCAGAAGATATTCAGGCCACCAGCTCCACTATGTCCCATTCCATAA
- the LOC107618899 gene encoding polyadenylation and cleavage factor homolog 4: MYSENLIVSAENPRPFAFQQHLSSSSSTTNSANAKPMSNEIAQMPPPSTLGCRFNAMLKLRDDELRATAAHVPPPSTEEIVQLYEMLLSELTSNQKLIINDLTFIAVHQREHARGIADAICARILKVPAEQKLPSLYLLDSIVKNFGQEYVRYFALRLPEVFCEAYRQVQPHLHPAMRHLFGTWSEVFPPSALRKIEAELQLSQVVNNSQSSNMNPLRASESPSPSHGIHVNPKYLQQLERSTVDSTSGKKWCGLFVGDDCVQEELLEKAVPGDDDGERKMNFAWRVDKMEADIRNLKFMTQVLGFGLLVVVVFVGMVLLKR, encoded by the exons ATGTACTCTGAAAATCTGATAGTGTCCGCTGAAAACCCTAGACCCTTCGCGTTTCAGCAACATCTGTCTTCTTCTTCGTCTACTACTAATTCGGCCAACGCGAAACCCATGAGCAATGAGATCGCACAGATGCCTCCCCCTTCCACTCTCGGTTGCAGGTTCAATGCTATGCTCAAGCTGCGCGACGACGAGCTCAGGGCCACCGCCGCTCACGTGCCCCCTCCGTCTACGGAAGAAATCGTTCAGCTGTACGAGATGCTGCTGTCAGAGCTCACGTCCAATCAGAAGCTCATTATCAACGATCTCACCTTCATCGCTGTGCACCAGAGGGAGCATGCCAGGGGCATCGCCGACGCTATCTGCGCTCGGATTCTCAAG GTGCCTGCAGAGCAAAAGCTTCCTTCACTCTATCTTTTGGACAGTATAGTGAAGAACTTTGGACAGGAATATGTTAGATACTTTGCATTACGCCTGCCCGAA GTTTTCTGTGAGGCATACAGGCAGGTTCAGCCTCATTTGCACCCTGCTATGCGCCATCTCTTTGGCACCTGGTCAGAAGTCTTTCCACCGTCTGCCTTACGCAAGATTGAAGCTGAGTTGCAACTTTCTCAAGTAGTTAATAATAGTCAATCGTCCAACATGAATCCCCTCAGAGCATCTGAATCTCCTAGTCCAAGTCATGGCATACATGTAAATCCAAAGTACCTGCAGCAGTTGGAGCGCTCAACTGTGGATAGT ACAAGTGGGAAAAAATGGTGTGGCTTATTCGTCGGGGATGATTGTGTGCAAGAGGAGCTGCTTGAAAAAGCTGTTCCAGGAGATGATGATGGTGAAAGGAAAATGAACTTTGCATGGCGGGTGGACAAGATGGAAGCAGACATTAGAAATCTGAAATTCATGACTCAAGTTCTTGGGTTTGGGTTGTTGGTAGTTGTAGTTTTTGTAGGAATGGTGCTCTTAAAGCGTTGA